The following are from one region of the Roseobacter fucihabitans genome:
- the mraY gene encoding phospho-N-acetylmuramoyl-pentapeptide-transferase, whose protein sequence is MLYWLTLLSDGGDFFNLFRYITFRAGGAFLTALVFGFLFGKPLIAVLRRRQGKGQPIRGDGPESHFVKAGTPTMGGLLIVGALLTSTLLWARLDNPFIWIVLFVTMSFAAIGFMDDYAKVSKQTTAGVPGRVRLLLGLIIAAIAGFWAAQYHPEALHNRLALPVFKDTLINLGYLFVPFSIIVIVGSANAVNLTDGLDGLAIMPVMIAAGTLGVIAYAVGRVDFTEYLDVHYVPGTGEILIFTAGIFGGGLGFLWYNAPPAAVFMGDTGSLALGGALGAIAVSTKHEIVLAIVGGLFVVEALSVIIQVLYFKKTGKRVFLMAPIHHHYEKKGWAESTIVIRFWIISLILAMIGLATLKVR, encoded by the coding sequence ATGCTCTATTGGCTCACGCTGCTGTCGGACGGGGGGGATTTCTTCAATCTCTTTCGCTACATTACGTTCCGCGCAGGCGGGGCGTTTTTGACGGCATTGGTGTTCGGGTTTCTGTTTGGCAAACCGCTGATTGCAGTGTTGCGCCGCCGGCAGGGCAAGGGCCAACCCATCCGCGGGGACGGTCCCGAAAGCCATTTCGTCAAGGCGGGCACCCCGACCATGGGCGGGCTGTTGATCGTGGGGGCGCTTTTGACCTCAACCCTGCTCTGGGCGCGGCTGGACAACCCCTTCATCTGGATCGTGCTTTTTGTGACCATGTCCTTTGCCGCCATCGGCTTCATGGATGATTACGCAAAGGTCTCCAAACAAACCACGGCGGGGGTGCCAGGGCGCGTGCGCTTGCTGCTGGGCCTGATCATCGCGGCAATTGCGGGTTTCTGGGCCGCGCAATACCATCCCGAAGCGCTGCACAACCGGCTCGCCCTGCCGGTCTTCAAGGACACGCTGATCAATTTGGGTTATCTTTTTGTCCCCTTCTCGATCATCGTGATCGTCGGATCGGCCAATGCGGTGAACCTCACGGACGGCCTTGATGGGCTTGCGATTATGCCGGTGATGATTGCCGCCGGAACGCTCGGCGTGATCGCCTATGCGGTCGGTCGTGTGGATTTCACCGAATATCTGGATGTGCATTACGTGCCGGGGACGGGCGAAATCCTGATCTTCACCGCCGGGATATTTGGCGGGGGGCTGGGATTCCTGTGGTATAACGCGCCCCCTGCGGCGGTTTTCATGGGCGATACCGGGTCCTTGGCCCTGGGCGGTGCCCTGGGTGCGATCGCGGTCAGCACCAAGCACGAGATCGTCCTGGCCATTGTCGGCGGGCTGTTCGTGGTCGAGGCATTGAGTGTCATTATTCAGGTGCTTTATTTCAAAAAGACCGGCAAACGGGTGTTTCTGATGGCCCCGATACACCATCACTACGAGAAAAAGGGCTGGGCGGAGAGCACCATCGTCATCCGTTTCTGGATCATCTCGCTGATCCTGGCGATGATCGGGCTGGCGACCTTGAAGGTGCGCTGA
- the murD gene encoding UDP-N-acetylmuramoyl-L-alanine--D-glutamate ligase — translation MIPVRGLQGQKIAVLGLGRSGLSAARALVAGDATPICWDDTPAAREKAEAEGFTCLALRDPHDFDDIARLIVSPGIAHLYPTPNPMVDAALRAGVPVDNDIGLFFQSFATQEWDNFDTAPRVIAVTGSNGKSTTSALIHHILTTVNRPCQLAGNIGRGVLDIDPAIDGEVVVLELSSYQTDLARSLTPDIAVFTNLSPDHLDRHAGIGGYFAAKRRLFAEGGPDRAIIGVDEPEGRYLAGQLAEGRADDRVIRISVAEKLAGPGWQVFARKGFLSEYRKGKQAASIDLRAVPGLPGAHNHQNACAAYAACRALGLAPRVIEAAFHSFAGLPHRSQLVGEKDGVRFVNDSKATNVDAAAKALSAFQHVRWICGGLEKEGGLAELGAASSVRKAYVIGREAAHFAMQLPVEAEICTTMEAAVAQAVAQAEPGDVILLAPAAASFDQYDNFEKRGDDFVAQVQKYL, via the coding sequence GTGATTCCGGTTAGAGGTTTGCAAGGTCAAAAAATCGCTGTTCTGGGCCTGGGTCGCTCGGGTCTGAGTGCGGCGCGTGCTTTGGTGGCGGGGGATGCGACGCCCATCTGCTGGGATGATACCCCTGCCGCGCGCGAAAAGGCCGAGGCCGAAGGGTTTACCTGTCTGGCCCTGCGCGACCCGCATGATTTTGACGATATTGCCCGGCTGATCGTCAGCCCCGGCATTGCGCATCTTTATCCCACGCCCAACCCAATGGTGGACGCCGCCCTGCGCGCGGGCGTGCCGGTGGACAATGACATCGGCCTGTTTTTTCAGTCCTTTGCCACGCAGGAATGGGATAATTTTGACACCGCGCCGCGAGTCATTGCTGTGACCGGATCGAATGGGAAATCGACGACCTCCGCGCTGATCCACCACATTTTGACAACGGTGAACAGACCGTGCCAACTTGCGGGGAACATCGGGCGCGGTGTTCTGGATATTGATCCGGCCATCGACGGCGAGGTCGTGGTGTTGGAGCTGTCGAGTTATCAGACGGACCTTGCGCGCAGCCTGACGCCGGATATTGCCGTTTTCACCAACCTTTCGCCGGATCATCTGGACCGCCATGCCGGGATCGGGGGGTATTTTGCCGCCAAAAGACGGCTGTTTGCCGAAGGTGGGCCGGACCGGGCGATCATTGGTGTGGATGAACCCGAAGGGCGCTATTTGGCCGGGCAATTGGCGGAAGGGCGCGCAGATGACCGGGTGATCCGGATCTCGGTTGCCGAAAAGCTCGCCGGGCCGGGGTGGCAGGTCTTTGCACGCAAGGGGTTTCTGTCCGAATACCGCAAGGGGAAACAGGCCGCGTCCATCGATTTACGCGCGGTGCCGGGGTTGCCGGGGGCGCATAATCATCAAAACGCCTGCGCCGCCTATGCCGCTTGTCGCGCGCTTGGTCTTGCCCCCCGCGTCATTGAGGCCGCGTTTCACAGCTTCGCAGGTCTGCCCCATCGCAGCCAGCTGGTGGGCGAAAAGGACGGCGTGCGGTTTGTGAACGACAGCAAGGCGACCAATGTGGATGCGGCGGCAAAGGCTCTGTCGGCGTTTCAGCACGTGCGTTGGATTTGCGGTGGCTTGGAGAAGGAAGGCGGGTTGGCGGAGCTTGGCGCGGCATCAAGCGTGCGCAAGGCCTATGTGATCGGGCGCGAGGCCGCGCATTTCGCGATGCAACTGCCTGTGGAGGCGGAGATTTGTACCACCATGGAGGCGGCCGTCGCGCAGGCGGTGGCACAGGCCGAACCGGGGGATGTGATCCTTTTGGCCCCTGCCGCGGCGAGCTTTGATCAATATGACAATTTCGAAAAACGCGGGGATGATTTCGTCGCACAGGTGCAGAAATACCTCTGA
- a CDS encoding NAD(P)/FAD-dependent oxidoreductase yields MKVDTAIIGAGAAGMMCAAHASGRVLIVDHARAPGEKIRISGGGRCNFTNLHTDAHAFLSANPHFAKSALARYTQWDFIDLVDRHGIAWHEKTLGQLFCDTSAKKIIAMLRGLMQANNVDLHLQTTARDFAKAPDGFTFTLAGDGADTRVTARNLVVATGGKSIPKMGASGLAYDLAAQFRVPVTATRPALVPFTFDKERFAGLAGVATDARITAGQTSFDEALLFTHRGLSGPAVLQASSYWREGEAISVNLAPHQNLYDALRSQRATSGRRNLTTELSHHLPGRLVDFLATQTDLKGNLADQSDTRLAEICKSLSAWSLTPTGTEGYRTAEVTLGGIDTNALSAKTMQVTAVPGLYFIGEAVDVTGWLGGYNFQWAWSSAMAAAAALTQ; encoded by the coding sequence ATGAAAGTTGATACAGCAATTATTGGGGCCGGGGCCGCCGGTATGATGTGTGCGGCCCATGCCAGCGGGCGCGTGTTGATTGTCGATCATGCCCGCGCGCCGGGCGAGAAAATCCGCATCTCCGGTGGCGGGCGGTGCAATTTCACCAACCTGCATACGGATGCACATGCATTTCTGTCCGCGAACCCGCATTTCGCCAAATCCGCGCTGGCCCGGTACACGCAGTGGGATTTTATTGATCTGGTGGATCGCCATGGCATTGCCTGGCATGAAAAGACATTGGGCCAGCTTTTCTGTGATACCTCTGCCAAGAAGATCATCGCGATGCTACGCGGCTTGATGCAGGCAAATAACGTCGATTTGCATTTGCAAACGACTGCGCGCGACTTTGCAAAGGCACCCGATGGGTTTACTTTTACCCTTGCAGGTGATGGCGCGGACACCAGGGTCACGGCGCGCAATCTGGTCGTGGCCACGGGGGGCAAATCCATTCCCAAGATGGGCGCGAGCGGGCTTGCTTATGATCTGGCAGCGCAATTCAGGGTGCCTGTGACAGCGACGCGCCCCGCGCTGGTCCCATTTACCTTTGACAAGGAACGCTTTGCTGGGCTTGCAGGGGTTGCCACGGATGCGCGTATCACTGCCGGGCAGACGAGTTTTGACGAGGCGCTATTGTTCACGCATCGCGGCCTGTCGGGACCGGCGGTGCTGCAAGCCTCCTCCTATTGGCGCGAGGGCGAGGCGATCAGCGTGAACCTTGCACCGCATCAAAATCTCTATGACGCTTTGCGCAGCCAGCGCGCGACGTCGGGGCGGCGCAACCTGACCACCGAATTATCGCACCATCTGCCCGGGCGATTGGTGGATTTTCTGGCGACACAAACCGACCTCAAGGGCAATCTGGCGGATCAGTCTGACACCAGATTGGCTGAAATCTGCAAGAGCCTGTCGGCCTGGTCGCTGACCCCGACCGGCACCGAAGGCTACCGCACAGCCGAAGTCACATTGGGCGGCATTGATACCAATGCGCTCTCGGCAAAAACCATGCAGGTGACGGCAGTGCCGGGGCTCTATTTCATCGGCGAAGCGGTGGATGTCACGGGCTGGCTTGGCGGGTATAATTTCCAATGGGCGTGGTCCTCGGCCATGGCGGCGGCGGCGGCACTGACCCAATAA
- the ftsW gene encoding putative lipid II flippase FtsW gives MTEMVYGAVPVRDGEPILPKWWRTIDKWAMSCILILFAIGLLLGLAASPPLAAKNGFEPFHYVQRQALFGSLALIAMILTSMMSPVLVRRLAVLGFIVAFIALALLPFFGTDFGKGAVRWYGLGFASIQPSEFLKPGFVIVAAWMMAASSELNGPPGKTWSFALCMAIVMMLILQPDFGQACLVLFSWGVMYFVAGAPLILLVGMAALVVFGGTIAYSNSEHFARRIDGFLSPDIDPRTQLGYATNAIQEGGFFGVGVGEGQVKWSLPDAHTDFIIAVAAEEYGLILVLVIIALYGTIVVRSLLRLMRERDPFIRLAGTGLVCTLGVQAMINMGVAVRLLPAKGMTLPFVSYGGSSIIASGIAVGMLLAFSRTRPQGEISDLLARGRVK, from the coding sequence ATGACAGAAATGGTCTATGGCGCAGTTCCGGTTCGCGATGGTGAACCGATCCTCCCCAAATGGTGGCGGACCATCGACAAATGGGCGATGTCCTGCATCTTGATCTTATTTGCGATCGGCCTTTTACTCGGGCTTGCGGCTTCGCCACCGCTTGCCGCCAAGAATGGGTTTGAGCCCTTCCACTACGTCCAGCGACAGGCGCTATTTGGCAGCCTGGCGCTCATCGCGATGATCCTGACCTCGATGATGTCGCCCGTGCTCGTACGGCGTCTGGCGGTTCTGGGGTTTATCGTGGCTTTTATTGCGCTGGCGCTTTTGCCTTTCTTCGGGACGGATTTCGGCAAGGGGGCGGTGCGGTGGTATGGTCTGGGGTTTGCCTCAATCCAGCCGTCGGAGTTCCTCAAGCCGGGGTTCGTGATTGTCGCGGCCTGGATGATGGCGGCGTCCTCGGAATTGAACGGACCACCGGGCAAGACATGGTCCTTTGCGCTTTGCATGGCGATTGTGATGATGTTGATCCTGCAACCGGATTTTGGTCAGGCCTGTCTGGTTCTGTTCTCCTGGGGGGTGATGTATTTCGTGGCGGGTGCACCGTTGATCCTCTTGGTGGGCATGGCCGCTCTGGTGGTTTTTGGCGGCACTATCGCCTATTCAAACTCGGAACATTTCGCGCGCCGCATTGACGGATTTCTGAGCCCGGATATCGACCCGCGCACGCAGCTTGGATATGCGACAAACGCCATTCAGGAGGGCGGTTTTTTTGGCGTTGGGGTCGGCGAGGGACAGGTCAAATGGTCCCTGCCGGATGCGCATACGGATTTCATCATCGCTGTGGCCGCCGAGGAATACGGGCTGATCCTCGTGCTGGTCATCATCGCGCTTTATGGCACCATCGTGGTGCGCTCGCTGTTGCGGCTGATGCGTGAACGCGACCCGTTTATCCGGCTGGCGGGCACCGGTTTGGTGTGCACCCTTGGCGTGCAGGCCATGATCAATATGGGCGTGGCGGTGCGGCTGCTGCCGGCCAAAGGCATGACGCTGCCGTTTGTCAGCTATGGCGGCTCCTCGATCATCGCCAGCGGGATCGCAGTGGGCATGTTGCTTGCGTTTTCGCGCACTCGCCCTCAGGGTGAAATCAGTGATCTTCTGGCGCGTGGACGGGTGAAATGA
- a CDS encoding UDP-N-acetylglucosamine--N-acetylmuramyl-(pentapeptide) pyrophosphoryl-undecaprenol N-acetylglucosamine transferase has protein sequence MSKQPLLLIAAGGTGGHMFPAQALAEMMIARGWRVKLSTDARGARYTQGFPETTEIAQISSATFARGGILAKAIVAPKILAGTVSALWVFLRHKPDVVIGFGGYPTIPALCAAYLLKLPRMIHEQNGVLGRVNKAFVGKVDAIACGTWPTDLPEGVEGHHTGNPVRRAILDRAEAGYISPGDYPMELLVIGGSQGASILSDVIPPAIAGLPMNMLRNIRVSHQAREEDLERVATFYADNGINADVQTFFQDVPRRMTEAQLVISRAGASSVADLSVIGRPSILIPYAAATGDHQTANARGLVEAGGAILVPESRLNVEAVTQQIFSVLDNPEGAMQMARSAALFGRPDATQDLAQMVEQLANRGQQA, from the coding sequence ATGAGCAAACAACCGCTTCTTTTGATCGCAGCGGGGGGGACGGGCGGTCATATGTTTCCGGCCCAGGCGCTGGCGGAGATGATGATCGCGCGCGGCTGGCGCGTGAAGCTGTCCACCGACGCGCGCGGCGCGCGCTACACGCAGGGCTTTCCCGAAACCACCGAGATCGCGCAGATCAGCAGCGCAACCTTTGCGCGCGGCGGTATTCTGGCCAAAGCCATCGTGGCACCCAAAATCCTCGCCGGTACAGTCAGCGCGCTTTGGGTATTCTTGCGGCACAAGCCGGACGTCGTGATCGGTTTTGGCGGTTATCCCACCATTCCGGCGCTTTGTGCGGCTTATCTGTTGAAGCTGCCGCGCATGATTCACGAACAAAACGGCGTTTTGGGGCGTGTGAACAAGGCGTTTGTCGGTAAGGTCGATGCCATCGCCTGTGGGACATGGCCCACCGATCTGCCTGAGGGGGTTGAAGGCCACCACACCGGCAACCCCGTGCGCCGCGCCATTCTGGACCGCGCGGAGGCGGGGTATATTTCGCCAGGCGATTATCCGATGGAACTGTTGGTGATCGGCGGCAGTCAGGGGGCCAGTATCCTGAGCGACGTGATCCCGCCCGCGATTGCCGGTTTGCCGATGAACATGCTGCGTAACATCCGTGTGAGCCATCAGGCGCGCGAAGAAGACCTCGAACGTGTCGCGACGTTTTATGCGGATAACGGTATCAACGCAGATGTGCAGACATTTTTTCAGGACGTCCCGCGCCGCATGACCGAAGCTCAATTGGTCATCAGCCGTGCCGGGGCCTCTTCGGTTGCTGATCTGTCGGTGATCGGGCGCCCCTCCATTCTGATCCCCTATGCGGCTGCGACGGGGGATCATCAAACCGCCAATGCGCGCGGGTTGGTGGAGGCGGGCGGCGCGATTCTAGTGCCCGAAAGCAGGTTGAATGTAGAGGCCGTTACGCAACAGATCTTTTCCGTGCTGGACAATCCCGAAGGGGCCATGCAAATGGCCCGCTCTGCCGCGTTATTCGGCAGGCCCGATGCGACGCAGGATCTGGCGCAGATGGTCGAACAGCTGGCGAATAGGGGACAACAGGCATGA
- the murC gene encoding UDP-N-acetylmuramate--L-alanine ligase — protein MSAATKLPGDVGPIHFVGIGGIGMSGIAEVLLNHGYTVQGSDLKSTPITKRLEELGAHVFEGQRAENIANAEVVVISSAIKPGNAELDAARLGGLPIVRRAEMLAELMRLKSNIAVAGTHGKTTTTTMVATLLDAGDFDPTVVNGGIIHAYGSNARAGEGEWMVVEADESDGTFNRLPATIAIVTNIDPEHMEHWGDFDRLRQGFLDFVSNIPFYGVAVCNTDHAEVQALVGKITDRRVVTYGFNAQADVRAVNLTYKNGVAHFDVALQAEGIMIEGCTLPMPGDHNVSNALSAIAVARHLGMKGEQIRDALANFGGVNRRFTRVGEIDGVTIIDDYGHHPVEIAAVLKAARQATEGRVIAVHQPHRYSRLSDLFEDFCGCFNDADVVGIAEVYAAGEDPIEGASRDDLVAGLIRHGHRHARAVVGEDDLERLVREQARPGDMVVCLGAGTISAWANGLPDRLQKGAA, from the coding sequence ATGAGTGCGGCGACAAAACTTCCCGGCGACGTCGGGCCGATCCATTTTGTTGGGATCGGTGGCATCGGCATGTCCGGAATTGCCGAAGTGCTGCTCAATCACGGCTATACGGTGCAGGGCTCGGACCTGAAATCCACGCCCATCACCAAACGTCTGGAAGAGCTTGGCGCGCATGTGTTTGAGGGCCAGCGCGCCGAAAACATCGCCAACGCCGAAGTGGTAGTGATTTCCAGCGCGATCAAGCCGGGCAATGCGGAACTGGATGCGGCACGTCTTGGTGGCTTGCCGATCGTGCGGCGCGCGGAAATGCTGGCCGAACTGATGCGGCTCAAATCCAACATCGCCGTGGCCGGAACCCATGGCAAGACGACAACCACGACGATGGTGGCGACCCTGCTGGATGCGGGCGATTTCGACCCCACGGTGGTGAACGGCGGCATCATCCACGCCTATGGTTCAAACGCGCGCGCGGGCGAGGGCGAGTGGATGGTGGTGGAGGCAGATGAGAGCGACGGGACGTTCAATCGTCTGCCCGCGACCATTGCCATCGTCACCAACATCGACCCCGAACATATGGAACATTGGGGCGATTTCGACAGGCTGCGCCAAGGTTTCCTCGATTTTGTCTCCAACATCCCGTTTTACGGGGTCGCCGTGTGCAATACTGACCACGCTGAGGTGCAGGCGCTGGTGGGTAAAATCACTGACCGGCGCGTTGTGACCTACGGGTTCAATGCGCAGGCCGATGTGCGGGCGGTGAACCTGACGTATAAAAACGGTGTGGCGCATTTTGACGTGGCGTTGCAGGCCGAAGGCATCATGATCGAGGGCTGCACCTTGCCGATGCCGGGGGATCACAATGTTTCCAACGCTTTATCGGCCATCGCCGTGGCGCGGCATCTGGGCATGAAGGGCGAGCAGATCCGGGACGCGCTGGCGAATTTCGGCGGCGTTAACCGTCGCTTTACCCGTGTGGGCGAAATTGACGGGGTGACGATCATCGATGATTACGGGCACCATCCGGTGGAAATCGCCGCTGTGCTGAAAGCCGCGCGCCAGGCCACAGAAGGGCGCGTGATCGCCGTGCATCAGCCGCACCGTTATTCCCGCTTGTCCGATCTGTTTGAGGATTTCTGTGGCTGTTTCAACGACGCGGATGTTGTCGGCATTGCCGAGGTTTACGCCGCGGGTGAAGACCCGATTGAGGGGGCTAGCCGGGATGATCTGGTGGCGGGTCTGATCCGTCACGGTCACCGTCATGCGCGCGCCGTTGTGGGGGAGGACGATCTGGAGCGCCTTGTGCGCGAGCAGGCGCGCCCCGGCGATATGGTGGTCTGCCTTGGTGCCGGGACCATCAGCGCCTGGGCCAATGGCCTGCCTGATAGACTGCAAAAGGGAGCCGCGTAG
- a CDS encoding DUF2484 family protein — translation MSLALTLAALWVLAANILAMTPSKDNHWRRAYALIALGIPIVGLVTWHHGPWIGMLVMAGGVSVLRWPVVYFGRWIKRVTLR, via the coding sequence ATGAGCCTTGCTCTGACCCTCGCGGCCCTTTGGGTGCTGGCGGCGAATATCCTGGCCATGACGCCGAGCAAGGATAATCACTGGCGCAGGGCTTATGCGTTGATTGCACTGGGGATTCCGATTGTCGGGCTGGTGACATGGCATCACGGTCCCTGGATCGGGATGCTGGTGATGGCGGGCGGTGTGTCCGTCCTGCGCTGGCCAGTGGTTTACTTCGGCCGCTGGATCAAACGTGTGACGCTGCGATAG
- the murB gene encoding UDP-N-acetylmuramate dehydrogenase — protein sequence MQDMPQVRGRLTPNRILSELTWLRVGGPADWLLQPADIDDLRDFLRQLPPDVAVFPMGVGSNLIVRDGGLRAVVIRLGRGFNGIDIDGAQVHAGAAALDGHVAKKAADAGLDLTFLRTIPGTIGGAVRMNAGCYGSYTADVVQEVQAVTRAGEIVTLSAHDMHFAYRQSQLPEGWIVTRATLKAPVEAPDVLHARMAEQIAKRDATQPTKERSAGSTFRNPAGFSSTGQADDVHDLKAWKVIEDAGLRGTRQGGAQMSEKHPNFLINTGGATAADLEGLGEVVRKKVYAQSGITLDWEIMRIGEN from the coding sequence ATGCAAGACATGCCGCAGGTCCGGGGGCGTCTGACGCCAAATCGCATCTTGAGCGAGTTGACCTGGCTGCGGGTGGGCGGGCCGGCGGATTGGTTGTTACAGCCTGCGGATATTGACGACCTACGCGATTTCCTGCGTCAATTGCCGCCCGATGTGGCCGTGTTTCCGATGGGGGTCGGCTCAAACCTGATCGTGCGGGATGGCGGTTTGCGCGCCGTCGTGATCCGTCTGGGCCGGGGCTTCAACGGTATCGATATCGACGGCGCGCAAGTGCACGCAGGGGCGGCGGCATTGGACGGTCACGTTGCGAAAAAGGCCGCAGATGCGGGGCTTGATCTGACGTTCCTGCGCACGATCCCTGGCACAATTGGCGGTGCCGTGCGGATGAACGCGGGCTGTTACGGCAGCTACACCGCGGATGTTGTGCAGGAGGTGCAGGCGGTGACGCGCGCGGGCGAGATTGTCACGCTGAGCGCACATGACATGCATTTCGCCTATCGCCAAAGTCAGCTGCCGGAAGGGTGGATCGTGACGCGCGCGACCCTCAAGGCACCCGTTGAAGCGCCCGACGTATTGCACGCGCGCATGGCCGAGCAGATCGCCAAACGCGATGCCACCCAGCCGACCAAAGAGCGCAGCGCCGGGTCGACCTTTCGCAACCCGGCGGGTTTTTCCTCCACGGGGCAGGCCGATGATGTGCATGACCTCAAGGCCTGGAAAGTGATCGAGGATGCGGGTCTGCGCGGTACGCGCCAGGGCGGGGCGCAGATGAGCGAGAAACACCCTAACTTCCTGATCAATACCGGCGGGGCCACAGCGGCGGATTTGGAGGGATTGGGCGAAGTGGTGCGAAAAAAGGTTTACGCCCAAAGCGGTATTACGCTAGACTGGGAAATCATGCGCATCGGTGAGAATTAA
- a CDS encoding D-alanine--D-alanine ligase codes for MGGPSAEREVSLSSGQACAAALRDEGYDVIEVDAGRDLCAVLDQIKPDAVLNCLHGRWGEDGCVQGLLEWQGVPYSHSGVLASALAMDKQRSKEAFVAAGLPVVESVLAPADEVRARHVMPPPYVVKPNNEGSSVGVYLVHGAANGPPQLAPDMPQEVMVEAFAPGRELTTTVIGDRALTVTDILTDGWYDYDAKYKPGGSRHVIPAQIPTDIFDLCMEYALRAHAALGCRGVSRTDYRWDESRGAAGLILLETNTQPGMTATSLSPEQAQACGMSFGALCAWMVEDASCDR; via the coding sequence ATGGGCGGCCCTTCGGCTGAGCGCGAAGTGTCTTTGTCCAGCGGGCAAGCCTGCGCCGCCGCTTTGCGCGACGAGGGATATGACGTGATCGAGGTCGATGCGGGCCGCGATCTTTGTGCTGTGCTTGATCAGATCAAACCGGATGCGGTCCTCAACTGCCTGCATGGACGGTGGGGCGAGGATGGTTGCGTGCAGGGGCTGCTGGAGTGGCAGGGCGTGCCTTACTCACACTCCGGCGTTCTGGCCTCGGCCTTGGCGATGGATAAACAACGCAGCAAGGAAGCCTTTGTCGCTGCCGGATTGCCCGTCGTTGAGAGCGTTCTGGCCCCCGCCGATGAGGTGCGCGCGCGTCATGTTATGCCCCCGCCTTATGTGGTTAAACCCAACAACGAGGGCTCCTCCGTCGGGGTTTATCTGGTGCACGGTGCGGCCAATGGGCCGCCGCAACTTGCGCCGGACATGCCGCAAGAGGTGATGGTTGAGGCCTTCGCGCCCGGACGTGAATTGACCACCACCGTGATCGGGGATCGCGCCTTGACGGTGACAGATATCCTGACAGATGGCTGGTATGATTATGACGCCAAATATAAACCGGGGGGGTCGCGCCATGTGATCCCCGCGCAGATTCCGACCGATATTTTTGACCTCTGCATGGAGTATGCCCTGCGCGCGCATGCGGCATTGGGGTGCCGCGGGGTCAGTCGGACGGATTATCGCTGGGATGAAAGCCGCGGCGCTGCGGGTCTGATCCTGCTGGAAACCAACACGCAACCGGGCATGACCGCGACCTCGCTGTCGCCTGAACAGGCACAGGCCTGCGGCATGAGTTTCGGTGCGCTTTGCGCCTGGATGGTGGAGGACGCCTCATGCGATCGCTGA
- a CDS encoding cell division protein FtsQ/DivIB → MRSLRPRKPSSHDPAPSRWAWRMQRLMLTPAFLLMLRAGIPVVLILAGAGWYLGDEGRRDAITDAVAQARASFETRPEFMVQLMAIDGGDDALASDIREVVPLDFPISSFDLDLAEIRSTIADLAPVKAVSLRIRPGGVLQVDVTPRIPVAIWRSRTGLTLIDVTGTHVSPLAKRIDRPDLMVIAGTGAPSKVKEALNLYRAAAPLGNRLRGIVRMGERRWDVVLDRGQRILLPETDAVEALERVIALDGAQDVLTRDVVRVDLRLGARPTVQMSEQATALWWDIKQFSGQ, encoded by the coding sequence ATGCGATCGCTGAGACCGCGCAAGCCCTCCTCGCATGATCCCGCGCCGTCGCGTTGGGCGTGGCGGATGCAGCGGCTGATGCTGACGCCTGCTTTTCTGCTGATGCTGCGCGCGGGGATTCCTGTGGTGCTGATCCTGGCGGGCGCGGGGTGGTATCTGGGCGATGAAGGGCGGCGCGATGCGATCACGGATGCGGTCGCCCAGGCCCGCGCAAGTTTTGAGACCCGGCCGGAATTCATGGTGCAACTGATGGCGATCGATGGCGGCGATGACGCGCTGGCCAGTGACATCCGCGAAGTCGTCCCGCTTGATTTCCCGATCAGCTCCTTTGATCTGGATCTCGCGGAAATCCGCAGCACGATTGCCGATCTGGCCCCCGTCAAGGCGGTGAGCCTGCGCATTCGCCCCGGTGGCGTTTTGCAGGTCGATGTCACGCCGCGCATTCCTGTCGCCATCTGGCGCAGCCGCACAGGGCTGACCCTGATCGATGTGACCGGCACCCATGTGAGCCCCTTGGCTAAACGCATAGACCGCCCCGACCTGATGGTTATCGCGGGAACGGGGGCCCCGTCCAAGGTCAAAGAGGCGCTGAACCTTTATCGCGCGGCGGCCCCATTGGGCAACCGTTTGCGCGGGATCGTGCGGATGGGCGAGCGGCGCTGGGATGTGGTTCTGGATCGCGGCCAGCGGATTTTGTTGCCCGAAACCGATGCCGTGGAGGCCTTGGAGCGGGTGATCGCGCTGGATGGGGCGCAGGATGTTCTGACGCGCGACGTGGTGCGGGTCGATCTGCGCCTTGGCGCGCGCCCGACGGTACAGATGAGTGAACAAGCCACCGCCTTGTGGTGGGACATAAAACAGTTTTCGGGACAATAA